A window of Primulina huaijiensis isolate GDHJ02 chromosome 9, ASM1229523v2, whole genome shotgun sequence contains these coding sequences:
- the LOC140984632 gene encoding pectinesterase 2-like yields MARNYTRDDAFGRTGEGSCSCYQGTSFLPNDAEKQGTTMAGRLFNTERTPQLPNCVFGNGFIAQGITFRNTAGRLVAQAVALMSQSNHSVFYRCSFEGYQDTLYISRGLQFFKECDIYGTVDMIFGDPIAILQHCHIYLRRPRYNIITIVAEKRENPNSNTGIVIQNSTITTTRELSQLIEHGSIMKIYLGRPWGNYSRTVVINTFLENIDPEGWLEWDKNPDLVYYAEYGNSGSGSTTSRRVKWKGFHLIDENEVLKYTVRNFLQGDAWLSATKIPYASSL; encoded by the exons ATGGCGAGAAACTACACAAGGGATGATGCATTCGGTAGAACAGGCGAGGGAAGCTGCAGCTGCTACCAAGGAACGTCATTTTTGCCAAACGACGCTGAAAAGCAG GGCACCACCATGGCGGGGCGACTGTTCAACACCGAACGAACTCCACAGCTGCCTAATT GCGTCTTTGGAAATGGATTCATTGCACAAGGAATCACTTTCAGAAACACCGCAGGACGCTTGGTAGCGCAAGCGGTTGCTTTAATGTCACAATCAAATCACTCCGTTTTCTATAGATGTAGTTTTGAAGGCTATCAAGACACACTCTATATAAGCAGAGGCttacaattttttaaagaatGCGACATATATGGAACGGTCGATATGATATTCGGTGATCCAATAGCCATTTTACAACACTGTCACATATATCTCAGACGTCCAAGATACAATATAATAACTATTGTAGCTGAAAAACGAGAAAATCCCAATTCCAACACAGGTATTGTGATACAAAATTCGACTATAACGACCACTAGAGAACTCTCCCAGTTAATTGAACACGGCtcaattatgaaaatatatctTGGAAGGCCTTGGGGGAACTATTCTCGAACAGTTGTTATTAATACTTTCTTAGAAAATATTGATCCAGAGGGGTGGTTGGAGTGGGATAAGAATCCCGATCTTGTTTATTATGCTGAATATGGAAATTCAGGATCGGGTTCTACTACATCTAGAAGGGTTAAATGGAAGGGTTTtcatcttattgatgaaaatgaaGTGTTGAAATATACTGTGAGGAATTTTCTTCAAGGAGATGCTTGGTTATCCGCAACAAAAATACCTTATGCCTCCTCCCtttga
- the LOC140984723 gene encoding rop guanine nucleotide exchange factor 14-like isoform X2 has translation MLRCRPNFLTKYKRIMKYNGLESCILNSHPYDNESGTSRGDGCITDSFDDDSSYSSSNNAFGSFSSLWEIMKKDDQCQDEWKSSARSQHLREKEKLDYTSRFSNVETLKETFAKLLLGEDLTGGTKGVSSALALSNGITNLAASVFGELWKLEPLPEEMKINWHKKMNWLLSPTNYMVELVPAKQSGINGLTLEIMTPTARADIRMNLPALQKLDSMLIDTLDSMTNKEFWYSEVGSRAEGRSRSGGQSQRWWLPSPQVPKVGLSDTERKRLLHQGKLVYQVFKAARSINENVLVEMPIPVIIKDALPKSGKANLSEELFKILTADSTSVDEMIDCLNLKSEQGALEAINRLEAATLSWKDRINEQSFKKSPVQTSWSLVKDPLSELDKIESLVNRAEMLLQQLKNRFPNLPQTFLDVTKIQYGKDVGHSILEAYSRVLANLAFRILSRIGDILQEDVISNPNSPVAMSHLVGAKIPGISDSPMLDRVRHSLIHQLNSTDKKSCSSDVETQCEEAKISSVTATPSRSRVWCIGREACHNMSAPNSP, from the exons ATGTTGAGATGTCGGCCTAACTTCTTGACAAAATACAAAA gaataatgaaatataatggTCTGGAGAGCTGCATTCTCAACAGTCATCCCTATGATAATGAAAGTGGCACTAGCAGAGGCGACGGGTGCATCACAGATTCCTTCGACGATGACTCTAGCTACTCTTCTAGTAATAATGCTTTTGGATCATTCTCTTCTCTCTGGGAGATAATGAAGAAAGATGATCAGTGTCAAGATGAATGGAAATCTTCAGCAAGATCACAACACCTCCGTGAAAAAGAAAAACTAGACTATACTAGTCGGTTTTCGAATGTTGAAACATTGAAAGAGACATTTGCCAAGCTACTGCTTGGGGAGGATCTTACTGGAGGTACCAAGGGAGTTTCTTCTGCATTAGCTTTATCCAATGGAATAACAAATCTAGCAG CTTCTGTTTTTGGCGAGCTTTGGAAGTTGGAGCCACTGCCTGAGGAAATGAAAATTAACTGgcataaaaaaatgaattggTTGCTGTCCCCTACTAACTATATGGTTGAGTTGGTTCCAGCAAAACAAAGTGGCATCAATGGCCTAACACTGGAG ATAATGACCCCAACAGCTCGAGCAGACATCCGTATGAATCTTCCGGCATTGCAGAAGCTGGATTCCATGCTCATT GACACACTTGATTCAATGACCAATAAAGAATTTTGGTACTCAGAAGTAGGAAGCCGAGCAGAAGGAAGAAGCCGGAGTGGTGGCCAGAGCCAAAGATGGTGGCTTCCATCTCCTCAGGTACCTAAAGTTGGACTCTCGGACACAGAAAGAAAGAGATTATTGCATCAGGGTAAATTGGTCTATCAAGTATTCAAAGCTGCAAGATCGATCAATGAAAATGTTTTGGTAGAAATGCCAATTCCTGTTATCATCAAGGATGCACTTCCAAAG TCAGGAAAGGCAAATCTTAGCGAGGAACTCTTCAAGATATTGACTGCAGATTCAACCTCAGTCGATGAAATGATCGATTGTTTAAATCTGAAATCTGAACAAGGTGCACTGGAAGCTATTAACAGATTAGAAGCAGCTACACTTTCATGGAAAGACAGAATCAACGAGCAATCCTTCAAAAAATCTCCCGTCCAAACATCATGGTCTTTGGTTAAAGATCCATTATCTGAGCTGGATAAGATAGAGTCATTGGTGAATCGAGCAGAAATGCTTCTGCAGCAGCTCAAGAACAGATTCCCAAATCTTCCACAAACATTCCTTGATGTCACAAAAATCCAATACGGCAAG GACGTGGGGCACTCGATTCTTGAAGCCTATTCCCGAGTTCTAGCCAACTTGGCATTCCGCATTCTGTCTCGAATAGGAGATATCCTACAAGAAGATGTCATCAGTAATCCAAATTCCCCAGTGGCAATGTCACACCTTGTTGGAGCTAAGATCCCTGGAATATCAGACAGCCCCATGCTTGATCGAGTGAGACACTCCCTGATTCATCAATTAAATAGCACTGATAAAAAATCTTGCAGTTCCGATGTTGAAACTCAGTGTGAAGAAGCTAAAATAAGTtctgtgacagcaacaccaagTCGAAGCCGTGTTTGGTGCATTGGTAGGGAGGCTTGCCACAATATGTCAGCACCGAATTCTCCATGA
- the LOC140984723 gene encoding rop guanine nucleotide exchange factor 14-like isoform X1 → MIMRRRLACCSRDREMSLDFDEQERIMKYNGLESCILNSHPYDNESGTSRGDGCITDSFDDDSSYSSSNNAFGSFSSLWEIMKKDDQCQDEWKSSARSQHLREKEKLDYTSRFSNVETLKETFAKLLLGEDLTGGTKGVSSALALSNGITNLAASVFGELWKLEPLPEEMKINWHKKMNWLLSPTNYMVELVPAKQSGINGLTLEIMTPTARADIRMNLPALQKLDSMLIDTLDSMTNKEFWYSEVGSRAEGRSRSGGQSQRWWLPSPQVPKVGLSDTERKRLLHQGKLVYQVFKAARSINENVLVEMPIPVIIKDALPKSGKANLSEELFKILTADSTSVDEMIDCLNLKSEQGALEAINRLEAATLSWKDRINEQSFKKSPVQTSWSLVKDPLSELDKIESLVNRAEMLLQQLKNRFPNLPQTFLDVTKIQYGKDVGHSILEAYSRVLANLAFRILSRIGDILQEDVISNPNSPVAMSHLVGAKIPGISDSPMLDRVRHSLIHQLNSTDKKSCSSDVETQCEEAKISSVTATPSRSRVWCIGREACHNMSAPNSP, encoded by the exons ATGATCATGAGGAGGAGACTAGCTTGTTGTTCCAGAGACAGGGAAATGAGCCTTGATTTTGATGAACAAGAGA gaataatgaaatataatggTCTGGAGAGCTGCATTCTCAACAGTCATCCCTATGATAATGAAAGTGGCACTAGCAGAGGCGACGGGTGCATCACAGATTCCTTCGACGATGACTCTAGCTACTCTTCTAGTAATAATGCTTTTGGATCATTCTCTTCTCTCTGGGAGATAATGAAGAAAGATGATCAGTGTCAAGATGAATGGAAATCTTCAGCAAGATCACAACACCTCCGTGAAAAAGAAAAACTAGACTATACTAGTCGGTTTTCGAATGTTGAAACATTGAAAGAGACATTTGCCAAGCTACTGCTTGGGGAGGATCTTACTGGAGGTACCAAGGGAGTTTCTTCTGCATTAGCTTTATCCAATGGAATAACAAATCTAGCAG CTTCTGTTTTTGGCGAGCTTTGGAAGTTGGAGCCACTGCCTGAGGAAATGAAAATTAACTGgcataaaaaaatgaattggTTGCTGTCCCCTACTAACTATATGGTTGAGTTGGTTCCAGCAAAACAAAGTGGCATCAATGGCCTAACACTGGAG ATAATGACCCCAACAGCTCGAGCAGACATCCGTATGAATCTTCCGGCATTGCAGAAGCTGGATTCCATGCTCATT GACACACTTGATTCAATGACCAATAAAGAATTTTGGTACTCAGAAGTAGGAAGCCGAGCAGAAGGAAGAAGCCGGAGTGGTGGCCAGAGCCAAAGATGGTGGCTTCCATCTCCTCAGGTACCTAAAGTTGGACTCTCGGACACAGAAAGAAAGAGATTATTGCATCAGGGTAAATTGGTCTATCAAGTATTCAAAGCTGCAAGATCGATCAATGAAAATGTTTTGGTAGAAATGCCAATTCCTGTTATCATCAAGGATGCACTTCCAAAG TCAGGAAAGGCAAATCTTAGCGAGGAACTCTTCAAGATATTGACTGCAGATTCAACCTCAGTCGATGAAATGATCGATTGTTTAAATCTGAAATCTGAACAAGGTGCACTGGAAGCTATTAACAGATTAGAAGCAGCTACACTTTCATGGAAAGACAGAATCAACGAGCAATCCTTCAAAAAATCTCCCGTCCAAACATCATGGTCTTTGGTTAAAGATCCATTATCTGAGCTGGATAAGATAGAGTCATTGGTGAATCGAGCAGAAATGCTTCTGCAGCAGCTCAAGAACAGATTCCCAAATCTTCCACAAACATTCCTTGATGTCACAAAAATCCAATACGGCAAG GACGTGGGGCACTCGATTCTTGAAGCCTATTCCCGAGTTCTAGCCAACTTGGCATTCCGCATTCTGTCTCGAATAGGAGATATCCTACAAGAAGATGTCATCAGTAATCCAAATTCCCCAGTGGCAATGTCACACCTTGTTGGAGCTAAGATCCCTGGAATATCAGACAGCCCCATGCTTGATCGAGTGAGACACTCCCTGATTCATCAATTAAATAGCACTGATAAAAAATCTTGCAGTTCCGATGTTGAAACTCAGTGTGAAGAAGCTAAAATAAGTtctgtgacagcaacaccaagTCGAAGCCGTGTTTGGTGCATTGGTAGGGAGGCTTGCCACAATATGTCAGCACCGAATTCTCCATGA
- the LOC140984723 gene encoding rop guanine nucleotide exchange factor 14-like isoform X3 → MISEPEIFGIMKYNGLESCILNSHPYDNESGTSRGDGCITDSFDDDSSYSSSNNAFGSFSSLWEIMKKDDQCQDEWKSSARSQHLREKEKLDYTSRFSNVETLKETFAKLLLGEDLTGGTKGVSSALALSNGITNLAASVFGELWKLEPLPEEMKINWHKKMNWLLSPTNYMVELVPAKQSGINGLTLEIMTPTARADIRMNLPALQKLDSMLIDTLDSMTNKEFWYSEVGSRAEGRSRSGGQSQRWWLPSPQVPKVGLSDTERKRLLHQGKLVYQVFKAARSINENVLVEMPIPVIIKDALPKSGKANLSEELFKILTADSTSVDEMIDCLNLKSEQGALEAINRLEAATLSWKDRINEQSFKKSPVQTSWSLVKDPLSELDKIESLVNRAEMLLQQLKNRFPNLPQTFLDVTKIQYGKDVGHSILEAYSRVLANLAFRILSRIGDILQEDVISNPNSPVAMSHLVGAKIPGISDSPMLDRVRHSLIHQLNSTDKKSCSSDVETQCEEAKISSVTATPSRSRVWCIGREACHNMSAPNSP, encoded by the exons ATGATAAGTGAACCTGAGATATTTG gaataatgaaatataatggTCTGGAGAGCTGCATTCTCAACAGTCATCCCTATGATAATGAAAGTGGCACTAGCAGAGGCGACGGGTGCATCACAGATTCCTTCGACGATGACTCTAGCTACTCTTCTAGTAATAATGCTTTTGGATCATTCTCTTCTCTCTGGGAGATAATGAAGAAAGATGATCAGTGTCAAGATGAATGGAAATCTTCAGCAAGATCACAACACCTCCGTGAAAAAGAAAAACTAGACTATACTAGTCGGTTTTCGAATGTTGAAACATTGAAAGAGACATTTGCCAAGCTACTGCTTGGGGAGGATCTTACTGGAGGTACCAAGGGAGTTTCTTCTGCATTAGCTTTATCCAATGGAATAACAAATCTAGCAG CTTCTGTTTTTGGCGAGCTTTGGAAGTTGGAGCCACTGCCTGAGGAAATGAAAATTAACTGgcataaaaaaatgaattggTTGCTGTCCCCTACTAACTATATGGTTGAGTTGGTTCCAGCAAAACAAAGTGGCATCAATGGCCTAACACTGGAG ATAATGACCCCAACAGCTCGAGCAGACATCCGTATGAATCTTCCGGCATTGCAGAAGCTGGATTCCATGCTCATT GACACACTTGATTCAATGACCAATAAAGAATTTTGGTACTCAGAAGTAGGAAGCCGAGCAGAAGGAAGAAGCCGGAGTGGTGGCCAGAGCCAAAGATGGTGGCTTCCATCTCCTCAGGTACCTAAAGTTGGACTCTCGGACACAGAAAGAAAGAGATTATTGCATCAGGGTAAATTGGTCTATCAAGTATTCAAAGCTGCAAGATCGATCAATGAAAATGTTTTGGTAGAAATGCCAATTCCTGTTATCATCAAGGATGCACTTCCAAAG TCAGGAAAGGCAAATCTTAGCGAGGAACTCTTCAAGATATTGACTGCAGATTCAACCTCAGTCGATGAAATGATCGATTGTTTAAATCTGAAATCTGAACAAGGTGCACTGGAAGCTATTAACAGATTAGAAGCAGCTACACTTTCATGGAAAGACAGAATCAACGAGCAATCCTTCAAAAAATCTCCCGTCCAAACATCATGGTCTTTGGTTAAAGATCCATTATCTGAGCTGGATAAGATAGAGTCATTGGTGAATCGAGCAGAAATGCTTCTGCAGCAGCTCAAGAACAGATTCCCAAATCTTCCACAAACATTCCTTGATGTCACAAAAATCCAATACGGCAAG GACGTGGGGCACTCGATTCTTGAAGCCTATTCCCGAGTTCTAGCCAACTTGGCATTCCGCATTCTGTCTCGAATAGGAGATATCCTACAAGAAGATGTCATCAGTAATCCAAATTCCCCAGTGGCAATGTCACACCTTGTTGGAGCTAAGATCCCTGGAATATCAGACAGCCCCATGCTTGATCGAGTGAGACACTCCCTGATTCATCAATTAAATAGCACTGATAAAAAATCTTGCAGTTCCGATGTTGAAACTCAGTGTGAAGAAGCTAAAATAAGTtctgtgacagcaacaccaagTCGAAGCCGTGTTTGGTGCATTGGTAGGGAGGCTTGCCACAATATGTCAGCACCGAATTCTCCATGA
- the LOC140984723 gene encoding rop guanine nucleotide exchange factor 14-like isoform X4 — protein sequence MKYNGLESCILNSHPYDNESGTSRGDGCITDSFDDDSSYSSSNNAFGSFSSLWEIMKKDDQCQDEWKSSARSQHLREKEKLDYTSRFSNVETLKETFAKLLLGEDLTGGTKGVSSALALSNGITNLAASVFGELWKLEPLPEEMKINWHKKMNWLLSPTNYMVELVPAKQSGINGLTLEIMTPTARADIRMNLPALQKLDSMLIDTLDSMTNKEFWYSEVGSRAEGRSRSGGQSQRWWLPSPQVPKVGLSDTERKRLLHQGKLVYQVFKAARSINENVLVEMPIPVIIKDALPKSGKANLSEELFKILTADSTSVDEMIDCLNLKSEQGALEAINRLEAATLSWKDRINEQSFKKSPVQTSWSLVKDPLSELDKIESLVNRAEMLLQQLKNRFPNLPQTFLDVTKIQYGKDVGHSILEAYSRVLANLAFRILSRIGDILQEDVISNPNSPVAMSHLVGAKIPGISDSPMLDRVRHSLIHQLNSTDKKSCSSDVETQCEEAKISSVTATPSRSRVWCIGREACHNMSAPNSP from the exons atgaaatataatggTCTGGAGAGCTGCATTCTCAACAGTCATCCCTATGATAATGAAAGTGGCACTAGCAGAGGCGACGGGTGCATCACAGATTCCTTCGACGATGACTCTAGCTACTCTTCTAGTAATAATGCTTTTGGATCATTCTCTTCTCTCTGGGAGATAATGAAGAAAGATGATCAGTGTCAAGATGAATGGAAATCTTCAGCAAGATCACAACACCTCCGTGAAAAAGAAAAACTAGACTATACTAGTCGGTTTTCGAATGTTGAAACATTGAAAGAGACATTTGCCAAGCTACTGCTTGGGGAGGATCTTACTGGAGGTACCAAGGGAGTTTCTTCTGCATTAGCTTTATCCAATGGAATAACAAATCTAGCAG CTTCTGTTTTTGGCGAGCTTTGGAAGTTGGAGCCACTGCCTGAGGAAATGAAAATTAACTGgcataaaaaaatgaattggTTGCTGTCCCCTACTAACTATATGGTTGAGTTGGTTCCAGCAAAACAAAGTGGCATCAATGGCCTAACACTGGAG ATAATGACCCCAACAGCTCGAGCAGACATCCGTATGAATCTTCCGGCATTGCAGAAGCTGGATTCCATGCTCATT GACACACTTGATTCAATGACCAATAAAGAATTTTGGTACTCAGAAGTAGGAAGCCGAGCAGAAGGAAGAAGCCGGAGTGGTGGCCAGAGCCAAAGATGGTGGCTTCCATCTCCTCAGGTACCTAAAGTTGGACTCTCGGACACAGAAAGAAAGAGATTATTGCATCAGGGTAAATTGGTCTATCAAGTATTCAAAGCTGCAAGATCGATCAATGAAAATGTTTTGGTAGAAATGCCAATTCCTGTTATCATCAAGGATGCACTTCCAAAG TCAGGAAAGGCAAATCTTAGCGAGGAACTCTTCAAGATATTGACTGCAGATTCAACCTCAGTCGATGAAATGATCGATTGTTTAAATCTGAAATCTGAACAAGGTGCACTGGAAGCTATTAACAGATTAGAAGCAGCTACACTTTCATGGAAAGACAGAATCAACGAGCAATCCTTCAAAAAATCTCCCGTCCAAACATCATGGTCTTTGGTTAAAGATCCATTATCTGAGCTGGATAAGATAGAGTCATTGGTGAATCGAGCAGAAATGCTTCTGCAGCAGCTCAAGAACAGATTCCCAAATCTTCCACAAACATTCCTTGATGTCACAAAAATCCAATACGGCAAG GACGTGGGGCACTCGATTCTTGAAGCCTATTCCCGAGTTCTAGCCAACTTGGCATTCCGCATTCTGTCTCGAATAGGAGATATCCTACAAGAAGATGTCATCAGTAATCCAAATTCCCCAGTGGCAATGTCACACCTTGTTGGAGCTAAGATCCCTGGAATATCAGACAGCCCCATGCTTGATCGAGTGAGACACTCCCTGATTCATCAATTAAATAGCACTGATAAAAAATCTTGCAGTTCCGATGTTGAAACTCAGTGTGAAGAAGCTAAAATAAGTtctgtgacagcaacaccaagTCGAAGCCGTGTTTGGTGCATTGGTAGGGAGGCTTGCCACAATATGTCAGCACCGAATTCTCCATGA